A DNA window from Parabacteroides johnsonii DSM 18315 contains the following coding sequences:
- a CDS encoding alpha-L-rhamnosidase-related protein → MKHYFLLLLLIGCIASGRAESGWKAHWINTERCQSATNTWLAFRKTVHIDKVPQTLTARIAADSKYWLWINGRLVVFEGGLKRGPSPDDTYYDPVEIAPYLQNGENTIAVLVWHFGKSGFSHVNSGLAALLFEAVAPGIEIVSDKSWQCTVYDAYQNTGAPYPNYRLPESNIRFDARMEMSGWNQPGYTGKMPNAEVISPVGGAPLGKLVERPIPLWKDYGLKPYVSVRRSAAGDTLYCRLPYNSQVTPYLKVEAPAGKVIHIRTDNYEGGSQYNVRAEYVTRDGVQEYESLGWMNGHEMLYILPEGVKVLDVKFRETGYNTEFTGSFSCNDPFMNELWKRSARTLYITMRDSYMDCPDRERAQWWGDEVNELGEAFYALSPSSHKLALKGIHELMNWQREDGVIFAPAPAGNWRKELPLQMLASVGWYGFYTQYYYSGDSSFVAGIYDRMHRYLHEVWQVDKSGLVIERDGDWSWGDWGENIDMGVLANCWYYLALKAEKAFALQLGKTADADEISRMMYSIGKCFDTKFWTGSSYRSPGYKGETDDRAQAMAVVSGLASADKYPALVKVLKKEYHASPYMEKYVLEALFRMNEPSFALERMKQRYTKMMNYPEYTTLFEGWGIGPDGFGGGTINHAWSGGPLTLLSQKVCGIEPTSPGFRSFKVCPQMGTLTEASAAIDTHFGKIEVSLKRKGKKIQVALSVPEGTTAEVIWPDGSRKNFAPGRHLAK, encoded by the coding sequence ATGAAACACTATTTCCTGTTGCTGCTGTTGATCGGATGTATCGCTTCCGGCCGGGCCGAATCCGGCTGGAAAGCGCATTGGATCAATACGGAACGTTGCCAGAGCGCGACGAATACCTGGCTGGCTTTCCGTAAAACCGTTCATATAGACAAGGTCCCGCAAACACTTACCGCCCGTATCGCTGCCGATAGCAAATATTGGTTGTGGATAAACGGCCGCTTGGTCGTCTTTGAAGGGGGATTGAAACGGGGACCTTCTCCTGATGATACTTATTACGATCCGGTCGAGATCGCGCCTTATCTGCAAAACGGTGAGAATACCATTGCTGTGCTGGTCTGGCATTTCGGCAAAAGCGGGTTCAGCCATGTGAACAGCGGGCTGGCTGCCTTGCTGTTTGAAGCGGTCGCTCCCGGAATCGAGATCGTTTCCGACAAGAGCTGGCAATGCACTGTATATGATGCTTATCAGAATACGGGTGCTCCCTATCCCAATTATCGCTTGCCGGAGAGCAATATCCGTTTTGATGCCCGGATGGAAATGTCCGGATGGAACCAGCCCGGCTATACGGGCAAGATGCCGAATGCCGAAGTTATTTCTCCTGTCGGGGGCGCACCTTTAGGCAAGTTGGTCGAGCGTCCGATACCCTTGTGGAAAGACTATGGCTTGAAGCCGTATGTCAGTGTCCGCCGGTCGGCTGCCGGCGATACGCTTTATTGCCGCCTGCCTTATAATAGCCAGGTGACTCCTTACCTGAAAGTGGAAGCTCCTGCCGGTAAGGTGATCCATATCCGGACGGACAATTATGAGGGTGGTTCACAATATAACGTCCGCGCCGAATATGTCACGCGCGACGGTGTGCAGGAATACGAGAGTTTAGGCTGGATGAACGGTCACGAGATGCTATATATCCTGCCGGAAGGCGTGAAGGTGTTGGACGTGAAATTCCGGGAGACCGGTTACAATACCGAATTTACGGGTTCTTTCAGTTGCAACGATCCGTTTATGAACGAACTTTGGAAACGTTCGGCCCGTACCTTATATATAACGATGCGCGACAGCTATATGGATTGTCCGGATCGTGAACGGGCGCAATGGTGGGGTGACGAAGTGAACGAATTGGGTGAGGCTTTCTATGCCCTTTCTCCCTCCAGTCATAAATTGGCGCTGAAAGGGATTCACGAGCTGATGAACTGGCAACGCGAAGACGGTGTGATTTTCGCTCCGGCCCCGGCTGGCAACTGGCGGAAGGAACTGCCGTTGCAAATGCTGGCTTCGGTGGGCTGGTACGGTTTCTACACCCAGTATTATTATAGTGGCGACAGTAGCTTTGTCGCCGGTATTTACGACCGTATGCACCGTTACTTGCACGAAGTATGGCAAGTGGACAAGAGTGGCCTGGTCATTGAGCGCGACGGTGACTGGAGTTGGGGTGATTGGGGAGAAAACATCGATATGGGCGTGTTGGCCAACTGCTGGTATTACTTGGCCTTGAAAGCTGAGAAGGCTTTTGCCCTCCAACTCGGAAAAACGGCCGATGCCGACGAGATCAGCCGTATGATGTACAGCATCGGGAAATGTTTCGATACGAAGTTCTGGACAGGATCATCCTATCGTTCTCCCGGCTATAAGGGAGAAACGGACGACCGCGCACAAGCGATGGCTGTCGTTTCCGGCTTAGCTTCCGCTGATAAATATCCCGCCTTGGTTAAAGTGCTGAAAAAGGAATATCATGCCAGCCCTTATATGGAAAAGTATGTGCTTGAAGCCTTGTTCCGAATGAATGAACCGTCCTTTGCTTTGGAGAGGATGAAGCAGCGCTATACGAAAATGATGAATTATCCCGAATATACGACTTTGTTCGAAGGATGGGGGATCGGCCCGGACGGGTTCGGCGGCGGTACGATCAACCATGCATGGAGTGGTGGACCGCTGACACTGTTGAGCCAGAAAGTGTGTGGCATCGAACCAACCTCTCCTGGTTTCCGTTCCTTCAAAGTTTGCCCTCAAATGGGTACTTTGACCGAAGCTTCTGCCGCGATCGACACGCATTTCGGCAAGATCGAGGTGTCGCTGAAACGGAAGGGAAAAAAGATACAAGTCGCCCTTTCCGTCCCCGAAGGAACGACCGCCGAAGTCATCTGGCCCGACGGTTCCCGAAAGAATTTCGCTCCGGGGCGTCACCTGGCGAAATAG